One Patescibacteria group bacterium DNA segment encodes these proteins:
- a CDS encoding 30S ribosomal protein S21 has product MAEVKKKKNESFESLLRRFNRRLIQSGKVLQAKKIQFHRKDKNKNAQQKSALRRLELQSKREYLKKIGQLKDEFVRK; this is encoded by the coding sequence GTGGCAGAAGTTAAGAAAAAAAAGAATGAATCTTTTGAGTCATTATTACGACGTTTTAACCGTCGATTGATTCAAAGCGGCAAAGTCTTGCAGGCTAAAAAGATTCAATTCCATCGTAAGGATAAAAACAAAAACGCTCAGCAAAAGAGCGCTTTGCGTCGTTTAGAGTTACAGTCCAAGAGAGAATATCTCAAAAAGATTGGTCAACTCAAAGACGAATTTGTGAGAAAATAA
- a CDS encoding GatB/YqeY domain-containing protein, translating into MSLIETIEKDFLEAQKARNESVVSTLRLLKSEIQKKAKDPSMVGKEMNDEVALQILKIQVKQRNESIAEYRKANREDLASKEEQELKIIEKYLPEQMSEEQIREIVKKVVANSSANNFGAVMKEVMAQTSGAADGKVVSSIVKEEMGA; encoded by the coding sequence GTGTCTTTAATAGAAACAATAGAAAAAGACTTTCTCGAAGCTCAAAAAGCCCGCAACGAATCCGTGGTGTCTACTTTGCGTTTGTTAAAGTCGGAAATCCAAAAAAAAGCTAAAGATCCGTCGATGGTAGGTAAGGAGATGAACGACGAGGTAGCGTTGCAAATTCTCAAAATCCAGGTTAAGCAACGCAATGAATCTATCGCTGAGTATCGAAAGGCAAATCGAGAAGATTTAGCTAGTAAAGAAGAACAAGAACTAAAAATTATTGAAAAATATCTTCCCGAGCAAATGTCGGAAGAACAAATAAGAGAAATAGTCAAAAAAGTCGTTGCTAATTCTTCTGCTAATAATTTTGGAGCGGTGATGAAAGAAGTAATGGCGCAAACATCTGGAGCGGCTGACGGTAAAGTGGTCAGCAGTATTGTAAAAGAAGAAATGGGTGCATAA
- a CDS encoding histidine triad nucleotide-binding protein, with translation MCIFCQIANKEIPTEMLYEDATIMAFRDIKPSAPVHVLVVPKKHIVSLAQIDSGDKELLANIFYRVKALAQELRIAESGYKTVINTGKDGGQIIEHLHVHLLGGGKIISQI, from the coding sequence ATGTGTATTTTTTGTCAAATAGCCAATAAAGAAATACCAACCGAAATGCTTTACGAAGATGCAACGATCATGGCTTTTCGTGATATTAAGCCGTCGGCTCCTGTTCATGTTTTAGTGGTGCCAAAAAAGCACATTGTTTCTTTGGCACAAATAGACTCTGGGGACAAAGAACTTTTGGCAAATATTTTTTATCGGGTAAAGGCTTTGGCACAGGAGCTTAGGATTGCTGAAAGTGGTTATAAAACAGTAATAAACACTGGTAAGGATGGGGGTCAGATAATCGAGCATTTACACGTTCATTTGCTCGGTGGCGGCAAGATTATCAGTCAGATTTAA
- a CDS encoding His/Gly/Thr/Pro-type tRNA ligase C-terminal domain-containing protein, protein MLAKDSLKGQLEIADKLGVKYVLILGQKEVLEGTVLLRDMEGGVQENVDLDKIIPEVKKRLKEK, encoded by the coding sequence ATGCTTGCGAAAGACAGTCTAAAAGGTCAACTGGAAATAGCCGATAAGCTCGGCGTTAAATATGTTTTAATTTTAGGTCAAAAGGAAGTTCTCGAAGGAACAGTGCTGTTACGTGACATGGAAGGTGGCGTGCAGGAAAACGTTGATCTGGATAAAATAATCCCTGAAGTCAAGAAAAGATTGAAGGAAAAATAA